In the Candidatus Binatia bacterium genome, one interval contains:
- the zwf gene encoding glucose-6-phosphate dehydrogenase → MPAPYDGTEKQEPCALVIFGATGDLTKRKLISALYSLTLQRRLPEGMVIVGTARSEMSHEEFRRKMRDAVGEFARGGPSDPKEWDRFARDLYYLPANHREPESYLRLKDSLSHLESKYATGGRRVLYLAIPPDQYGPVIQQIAAAGLAGRHARAGCWTRVVIEKPFGTDLETARELNRQVHEAFDESQVYRIDHYLGKETVQNILVFRFGNAVFEPIWNRRYVDYVEITAAETVGIESRGEYYERAGVIRDMFQNHLLQLLCLTAMEPPVAFAADPVRDEKAKVLGAIRPISPADLDEVVVRGQYEAGAVAGKKAAGYREEPGVAPGSATETYAALKLSIDSWRWEGVPFYLRSGKRLAKRVTEIAIHFKRPPLLLFKSCSVDKLNSNVLVMRIQPDEGISLTFEVKPPGPEICVNSLCLDFDYEAAFGAALPDAYETLLVDCIRGDSTLFIRQDWVELAWSILTPLLQTGRATRNGDLAGYPAGSSGPKEADEFIEKDGREWRRL, encoded by the coding sequence ATGCCCGCGCCGTACGACGGAACGGAGAAGCAGGAGCCTTGCGCTCTGGTGATTTTCGGCGCGACCGGCGACCTCACCAAGCGCAAGCTCATTTCCGCTCTGTACAGCCTGACGCTGCAGCGCCGGCTGCCGGAAGGAATGGTCATCGTCGGCACGGCGCGGAGCGAAATGAGCCATGAAGAGTTTCGCCGCAAGATGCGCGACGCCGTCGGCGAATTCGCGCGCGGCGGGCCGAGCGACCCCAAGGAGTGGGACCGGTTTGCCCGCGACCTCTATTACCTTCCCGCCAATCATCGCGAGCCGGAAAGTTACTTGAGGCTCAAAGACTCGCTGAGTCATCTCGAGAGCAAATACGCCACCGGCGGCAGAAGAGTTCTCTACCTGGCGATTCCTCCCGATCAGTACGGCCCGGTGATCCAGCAAATCGCCGCCGCGGGGCTGGCGGGCCGGCACGCGCGCGCGGGCTGTTGGACGCGGGTCGTGATCGAGAAGCCTTTCGGCACCGATCTGGAGACGGCGCGGGAGTTGAACCGCCAGGTGCACGAGGCTTTCGACGAGAGCCAGGTTTACCGCATCGACCACTACCTGGGAAAAGAGACGGTGCAGAATATTTTAGTCTTTCGCTTCGGCAACGCGGTGTTCGAGCCGATCTGGAACCGGCGCTACGTGGACTACGTTGAGATCACCGCCGCGGAGACCGTCGGCATCGAAAGCCGCGGCGAGTACTACGAGCGAGCGGGCGTGATTCGCGATATGTTTCAGAATCATCTCTTGCAGCTTCTCTGCCTCACGGCAATGGAGCCGCCGGTCGCCTTTGCCGCCGATCCCGTGCGCGACGAAAAGGCGAAAGTGCTGGGGGCGATCCGGCCGATCTCGCCCGCGGACCTGGACGAAGTGGTCGTGCGCGGCCAGTATGAGGCGGGCGCCGTAGCCGGGAAGAAGGCGGCCGGCTACCGCGAAGAACCCGGCGTCGCTCCGGGCTCCGCGACGGAGACGTACGCGGCCTTGAAACTCTCGATCGATAGTTGGCGCTGGGAGGGCGTGCCGTTCTATCTCCGCTCGGGCAAGCGTCTCGCCAAGCGGGTCACCGAGATCGCCATTCACTTCAAGCGGCCGCCGCTGCTGCTTTTCAAATCGTGCTCGGTGGATAAATTGAATTCCAACGTGCTCGTGATGCGCATTCAGCCGGACGAAGGCATTTCGCTCACTTTCGAAGTCAAGCCGCCGGGTCCGGAGATTTGCGTGAACTCGCTCTGCCTCGACTTCGATTACGAAGCCGCCTTCGGCGCGGCGTTGCCGGATGCCTATGAGACGTTGCTGGTGGATTGCATCCGCGGCGACTCGACGCTTTTCATCCGCCAGGACTGGGTCGAACTGGCGTGGTCGATTCTTACTCCTCTCCTCCAAACAGGACGGGCGACGCGAAACGGAGATCTGGCAGGCTACCCGGCCGGGAGCTCGGGTCCCAAGGAAGCGGATGAATTTATCGAGAAGGACGGGCGCGAATGGCGAAGGCTATAA